TATAGTAGTGGGGTGTTATTTTTTCAGTTATGTAGTAGTGGAGTGTTATTTTACAGTTATGTAGTAGTGGTAATTGCTGTAAATAACTGCTGGGATAGCCCTATATAAAGCTATACCACAATATGCCAAGGCAATCAAGCAATTATATTTAAGTTATCTCATTTTTCTATGTATCTACTCTCTGTTTCCCTTTgttcttctctctattttctccctaaattctcttatttctctctattctcaGCTTCCCTCTGTTTTCTCTCTACATTTTCTCATTACTCcctctccttctttcttccttcatgACTGTCAACTAGAAATCCTAGATTCAAAACCTAGGATCCTGACAATAGTCTCAAAACATGGTCTCCCAATCACACCTCTCACACACAAACATGAAGAGAGTATATAGACTGAACCATTAACAAATCCCAACCATAGAACATGGATGAGATATGAGTAAACAGCACAATAAACTTTGAGAACAGTGTTGAGTTACCTCATCCCGATCATAGTTCTCCCCGCTATGAGGATCAAAGAGGACGTCCCCAGTGACCAGCTCAAAACATATGCAGGCAAGTGACCACAAATCAGCTGATGTTGAATATTTAGATCCAAGGAGCACCTCCGGACACCTGTACTGCCGTGTCTGTATATCACTAGTAAATTGTTTGTACGTCCAACATGCATTCCCAAAATCAACCAATTTGCACTTAAGTTCAACCTCAGCCAACAGGTTTTGCCTAGTAGAACAACTCCCTTTTCTATGACCCTGATTTCCAGGAGGTGCACCCTGTACTTCATCAGTGTTAGACGATTTTATCTTTTTACTGTTTGTTGGTGCATCAACAGAATCTCCATGTGATTTTTCGTCATTATGAGAGCCTTCTGAGGCAGGTGTTTCCCCATCTATGTCAATTTCCTCACAAGTGTTTGATGATTTTATCTTTTCACAGTTTGCTGGTGCACCAACAGAATCTCCATGTGATTTCGAGCCTTCTGAGGCAGGTGTTTGCCCATCTATGTCAATTTCCTCGTAAGCTTCCTTCCCAACACAATTTTGAGCTGCCCGTTTAGCTTTCCtcctaattttctttttctgattCCTCGTAAGGTCACTTTTCAAGCTCCCAATATCTTTGGAAGCACCAGACTCAGACACAATCTTACCTTTACTTGTTGGAAGGATAAGAGGTGCGCCTGACTTCCTTGGATCTCTAGCTGGATCAATCATAGAACAAAGCAGTATATTCTCTGGCTTCAAATCAGTATGTATGATTGAAAGCTGGCGATGCAAGTAATCCAATCCAACTAAAACGTGAAAGCAAATCTCTTTAACCATGTGAAGTGGCAGGCCCCGATAGTCCGAATACTTAATAAGAGTCAAAAGATTATCACCCAAATACTCAAAAACCATGCAAACATGCTGCCCGTTTGGCCCCGAATGCTTGAAATGATCCAAAAGCTTCACAACACACTTTTTATCATCTGGATCTCCCTCGGCAATCTGCTTTAGGATCGTTATCTCATCCATTGCTGCTTCAGTATAATGCTGAGCGCTCTTTTGTACTTTTAAGGCCACATATCTCTACGAAAAATGGTTTTTGTTGTATTAAATAGTTAAATGGAAGTAAAATTGCCAAATTGAAAAGAACAACaatagattaaaaataaaagatttcatACAACCAAAAAAAGGGACTCTAGCcaacacaaagaaaaaagaattccTTGCCGTCCAAATTCCCCGCAATACTTTCTTTCATCGAATCAGAATTGATATAATTTTCTACATTAAAAAGGCCGGATAAAAATTTCAACAAGAAAGGTTAAGAAAGTACACTAGCTTCCGTAGAAGTTGGGACGAATCAGTTGACTCTACCTAAAAGAACAAAAAccagaaggagaaaaaaaaagtggaCAGGAGCGAGAAAGCTAGTCattcttgaaaataaaaacgCTATCGATTTCTTGTTCTCGACTAATCAGTAAAAGAAGCTCCatgaaaacaaataaagatacattCTTGACGCAGCAGAGAATCACAAAATCTGCACGCGACAGAGACGAAACGAGGGTGAGACATCAACGATTGTGCACACAACAATGTCGTATACAAAAAGGAATCTGAATAACATACAGATTTCTGAGCGTCCCAAGCAAGCCAGACAGTGGAGAAATGGCCCCAACCAAGCTTGCTCTGCACGACGTAGCGCCCGTGCTTGAAGGTATCGCCGATTCGGACGGCGTGGTAGCCGCCGCGCCTGTAGTCGTCAGTGCCTTCATCCTCCGACGTGTATTCGCTGATTTCGCTTCGATCCCCGTCCCCGTCCTCCGCCATTGAACAACCAGATATGACGACTGATATCACGAACAGTAATAGAATGAAATTTGAGAGTTGAATCGATTGGTTTTGGATCGAAACTGGTAAGCGATAGCGGTTGAATCGAAGAAGGTGATCCAAGCTTGTTTAGTTCTCTCGAGTGAGAACCGGGAATTAGGGTTTCTTGAGTGGATGAAGAGAGAGAGTCTCGCTCTCTTCTTTCTATCTTGTTTGTCTCCGGAGGGTCTGTCTTGCCGGATGATAAAGGAAATGCCGAAAATGACAGCTCTATTCTCATCATTTTATAGCGTGGCTGTGACACCTGAGATTATAGGAAATCTCATTATTGGCGATTGTTTTTATGagataaaacattttttaaaaaaataatttagaaaacaaatttaaaatgtgttttttttattatttggttGTAATCTAATGACGTGTTTGATAagagtgaaaaataaaaataaaatttattttttatctaaattctaaaaaattctatcaaataattttttaatttaattttagttcaaaaaataaaaatttttcttaaaatcaatgATTTGGAATTTCTAGGGGTTGGGataagaattgaaattttacCTTTATTTTCCACCtttatcaaacgcaccctaaaaattttactaaaaaatcaaacttaGTATTTATCAGccactttaaaaattataacatattgcagataaataaaatttatttttcacaaactagacaaaaataaataccaataaataataattgataaatggGGATGAGGTGAAATAATAGTCAAAAACTCATCACATATTCAATCAATGTCCCTTTCGTGTTTCAACATGCTTTTCCAATAGTACAAATTGTCAATGCATTTGTGCATACATCTAtcattgattttctttctttaatatTCATCTGCGTAGTTTTTACTATTAGTTTGTCTCTATTTCTactttaaatatgttttttgctTTGATCTCAATAGACAAAATTACGAGAGAACAAGATAGGGAGAAAGACCTAGCGATAGAGTGAAATGGCAAGCTATGTAAGGCGACAAATTTGGGATAAAGTAGGGTTTAAGAAAAACAACTTCATTTCTTTACAAAGGGAAGttgttttatgaaaattatatcataatttttaaatattttcctaTTAACTTAAAAGTGTTTTTAGTTAATCTCAATATTTGTATAATACTAGACACTAAAATATAGGGAAtgtgttttattgtttatcACTTTCTCCCAAATAAATGGAATTTTAGTTGTGACTAAACTCTTTAGAATATAAAATGTGTgattgataaaataaataatatattatatatataaaaaatgtgttATATGGTTTTTATATAAGAGCATTTCATATGTCATATAATACGTTACTTAcgttatatattatactaaaaTTTACCCcaaaataacttgtaaaatcaCCACTATAATTAGTATAGTAAATGGTAACCATGgtgtattgaaaattttgaatttgaatttcgtgaattttaaatattgagaattaattttatgtacttttaacatttaagtatgttttttatatatatataaaataaaaaaattataaaataatagagaaaaaagaCTAAGAATTATTTTCACAACTAAATAGTCGTTATACTTGTCTACTTTTATTTTCGATttacttttcaaattttaaatttatatattgttatattatttccTTGCTTTCTGGAAATACTCGGCATGCAACCCGGGGCCACACTCCAACCCAATACAAAGGCCCAGCCCAAATTTACACCAAGCCTGAGCCCCAActccaagctcaagcccaaaaGTTCCAATGTTTCattcaacaacaaaaataaagtaaatatgGTAATTTGAAATtgtgtttataaaataaatttttaaaatttttggtttaaaaattaaaaataaaaagtaatcaCCAAAATTTGATAGTATTTTGCTTGCTAAACCTAACACGACCTTTGCCCTGTGGAGAATAGTAAATTCATTCGTTCTCTTTATCtgtaataaaaattatggaACTCATCCTATGTTCATGGTTGAGAAAAAGTTTTTTAcgtttttctcttcctttatctATCTCTATATGTGACAAAAatagtgaaataattaattcaaaaaatcaatGGATGTTACGAATTCATCATGTTGATAGATCTTAATTCTTTGAATCCATTGGCCTTTACTCTTGATCTAAAAATAGATTGATATTGAACGCATTGTCTATCACCATTAATGGGATCCATTTATTGTGTTAAATCCTAATGACCGATGAGTTccttaatttttattgtaaaaAGACATACAAAGACAAACTAACATACTAACTTATCCCTCCACCATGGCCACTAAAATAactattgatgatttttttttattattgttaattagatagaaaaattaagaaaaatatcaattaaacttaaattaattcaaGTTAGTTGATTGTgtgaaaatttaacaaaattggtAGAAGGACATTTTTGGGTTAAGAAAATCACACAAGTGTTtggagccaaaaaaaaaaactcaaatcacATAGTGTTTTAAAGAATTTACCCTTAAAAAACGACTCTTCTcaaacttttttatttcttttacgATAATTAATTAGTCAGAGTggtttaaactttttattaaaaattatatatttatcattaattgAGGTTGAGATTGTGGCAAAACCAAAAAATGGCCTAAGACAAACACAGCCCAATATTGATTCCAAATTTAATCACTAGGTTGTGCCCAAGACACACAAATCCCTGCACTAACCCAGGCTTTATCCAAGCCCACCCCTAGCTCCAAGTCCATGGCCTAACTCTTAGCTCGGTCACCACTAATAAGAGACGCAGAATGATACCTTTGCAAGCAAAATGCATAAAATGCTCTCCAACTTTGGTCTTTTGGCTATTTAGCCTCTCAAATTTTAAAGTGGACCtcttatgcttttaaatttttaattttagaataatcATACAACTCGTCTACTAATATGTTGTGCGTGAGTTACACGTGTTTAATGTTGACCCCTTACTGACCAAGCAATTGAGAGAATGTCACACATCACGCAATACACAATGGACCTAAGTCTCAATATTGTAAGAGATGAGGACTCATGATGAAGGAGGCCATAGTCGATGACCCTGGGCTCGTGAAAAAGGAAAGTGAAGATAGCGAAAACCTTTTGCGACACTCGACACCATCGATTCACAACCTTATTTGCTCAGTGCCATCATCGATTCAAAAACACAAACTGGATTAAGTCGCTATCATAGTCTATTTAGCCTCAAATATGGTCGATTGGTGGCAATAAAGGCTAGATTATGGTTGGTTGGTGATGAGGAATGAGAGACCATAGTTGGTCAATGAAGAGGAATGAGAAAGGTGAGTCAATAATAGGCAAACAATAAGTCGATCGGTGCTAAGGTAAGAGAGATGTCAATCGACAAAAATGGTGACGAAAAATCAATTAATGACaatgaaaaacacaaaaaggtAGATAATAACTGTGGGATATGGAATGTAACACctgagaataattttgaggataaaaatgatatttgataaagggcataattggaattttgggaaaaataagactatagggcacactaacacagctttggacgaccgaattaatcagagggggtacctcggaccctagatagctaaggaaaatggtatagtatcgacgagcaattaaaattatgatttttagtgataaaagaaatgagatcgggaacagttttcggtacagcaaaaatacctGCCAATTAGggcgtattaccgaattgttgtaAACAACGGCCAAAAAGTCAACAGAtagtgtcaaggactagtattcgatgtatagaacaacccttaagtggtttcaggttaaATCGAgtagatttaaggtcaaataaatcaatcgggccaaagtgtaatttttaaaaattgcccgagagaggtctaaacggcaatttttcaaaagtttcaaggggGAAATGAAAAGTattaatcttgagggtcttagtgaggaTGTTAGAAAGACCAGGGGCTTAaaggaaagggccaaaatgcaaaagaaaaatttcggggggctaaaatgtaattttcaaaaatttcgcACGCACATGGCAGCCTGGCCGCGAGTTTTGGCCGAAAAATCCGACATTTGGCAGCCAAATCTTGTCAAGGGATGGCCGAGGACAGTCCTGGTGGCGTGAAGGGGAAGAAATGGtcggaaatcggccacgtggggatCATTTTTACCTATAAATACTGAAAGTATTCGGCCAAGAAAGAAGCACCAAATCGAGCTCGTTCTTGAAcgatttttggagctttgatagaggACTTTTGGTCTCtaggcatcaaggatcattttgggagtattttgaagcattttggt
This genomic stretch from Diospyros lotus cultivar Yz01 chromosome 1, ASM1463336v1, whole genome shotgun sequence harbors:
- the LOC127792118 gene encoding uncharacterized protein LOC127792118 isoform X1, translating into MAEDGDGDRSEISEYTSEDEGTDDYRRGGYHAVRIGDTFKHGRYVVQSKLGWGHFSTVWLAWDAQKSRYVALKVQKSAQHYTEAAMDEITILKQIAEGDPDDKKCVVKLLDHFKHSGPNGQHVCMVFEYLGDNLLTLIKYSDYRGLPLHMVKEICFHVLVGLDYLHRQLSIIHTDLKPENILLCSMIDPARDPRKSGAPLILPTSKGKIVSESGASKDIGSLKSDLTRNQKKKIRRKAKRAAQNCVGKEAYEEIDIDGQTPASEGSKSHGDSVGAPANCEKIKSSNTCEEIDIDGETPASEGSHNDEKSHGDSVDAPTNSKKIKSSNTDEVQGAPPGNQGHRKGSCSTRQNLLAEVELKCKLVDFGNACWTYKQFTSDIQTRQYRCPEVLLGSKYSTSADLWSLACICFELVTGDVLFDPHSGENYDRDEDHLALMMELLGMMPRKIALGGRYSREFFNRYGDLRHIRRLRFWPLNKVLMEKYEFSEQEASDMTDFLVPILDFIPEKRPTAAQCLTHPWISAGPRLLEPSMPQATPNGNCEKKREKDEREAMEVGVGNMAINGASKPVKEPSGIPD
- the LOC127792118 gene encoding uncharacterized protein LOC127792118 isoform X2; its protein translation is MAEDGDGDRSEISEYTSEDEGTDDYRRGGYHAVRIGDTFKHGRYVVQSKLGWGHFSTVWLAWDAQKSRYVALKVQKSAQHYTEAAMDEITILKQIAEGDPDDKKCVVKLLDHFKHSGPNGQHVCMVFEYLGDNLLTLIKYSDYRGLPLHMVKEICFHVLVGLDYLHRQLSIIHTDLKPENILLCSMIDPARDPRKSGAPLILPTSKGKIVSESGASKDIGSLKSDLTRNQKKKIRRKAKRAAQNCVGKEAYEEIDIDGQTPASEGSKSHGDSVGAPANCEKIKSSNTCEEIDIDGETPASEGSHNDEKSHGDSVDAPTNSKKIKSSNTDEVQGAPPGNQGHRKGSCSTRQNLLAEVELKCKLVDFGNACWTYKQFTSDIQTRQYRCPEVLLGSKYSTSADLWSLACICFELVTGDVLFDPHSGENYDRDEDHLALMMELLGMMPRKIALGGRYSREFFNRYGDLRHIRRLRFWPLNKVLMEKYEFSEQEALGFLSHLCPRRHQMVIVRRRGRRMRGRPWRLELGIWPLMEPQNL
- the LOC127792118 gene encoding uncharacterized protein LOC127792118 isoform X3, which encodes MDEITILKQIAEGDPDDKKCVVKLLDHFKHSGPNGQHVCMVFEYLGDNLLTLIKYSDYRGLPLHMVKEICFHVLVGLDYLHRQLSIIHTDLKPENILLCSMIDPARDPRKSGAPLILPTSKGKIVSESGASKDIGSLKSDLTRNQKKKIRRKAKRAAQNCVGKEAYEEIDIDGQTPASEGSKSHGDSVGAPANCEKIKSSNTCEEIDIDGETPASEGSHNDEKSHGDSVDAPTNSKKIKSSNTDEVQGAPPGNQGHRKGSCSTRQNLLAEVELKCKLVDFGNACWTYKQFTSDIQTRQYRCPEVLLGSKYSTSADLWSLACICFELVTGDVLFDPHSGENYDRDEDHLALMMELLGMMPRKIALGGRYSREFFNRYGDLRHIRRLRFWPLNKVLMEKYEFSEQEASDMTDFLVPILDFIPEKRPTAAQCLTHPWISAGPRLLEPSMPQATPNGNCEKKREKDEREAMEVGVGNMAINGASKPVKEPSGIPD